Proteins co-encoded in one Bacillus paramycoides genomic window:
- a CDS encoding alpha/beta hydrolase: MNQTIGRIEEISFYSASLQEDVTLLVYLPVNYTPLHKHTVVIAQDGRDYFQLGKAHRVIERLRETEEIDRTIIVGIPYKNVHDRKEKYFPNEVKNAAYIRFLAHELAPYIDENYPTYQMGKGRVLIGDSLGGTVSFMTALMYPHTFGKVVMQSPFVDETVMNFAKEFKNPEALELYHVIGTEETAVKRTDGQVSDFVQPNRELNTLLTDRNFITHYEEFEGNHTWKYWQTDLPKAFSHMLSMK, translated from the coding sequence ATGAATCAAACAATAGGGAGAATTGAAGAGATTTCATTTTATAGTGCATCACTTCAAGAAGATGTTACACTTCTCGTTTACTTACCAGTAAATTACACACCACTGCACAAACATACAGTGGTCATTGCACAAGATGGTAGAGATTATTTTCAGCTTGGTAAAGCGCACCGTGTAATTGAGCGCCTTCGTGAAACTGAAGAAATTGACCGTACAATTATTGTCGGTATTCCATATAAAAATGTACACGATCGTAAAGAAAAATATTTCCCAAATGAAGTAAAAAACGCTGCTTATATTCGTTTCCTTGCTCATGAACTTGCACCATATATCGACGAAAATTATCCAACGTACCAAATGGGAAAAGGTCGTGTGTTAATTGGTGATTCTCTTGGCGGAACAGTTTCCTTTATGACTGCACTTATGTATCCGCATACATTCGGTAAAGTCGTTATGCAATCACCATTTGTGGATGAAACAGTGATGAATTTTGCAAAAGAATTCAAAAATCCGGAGGCGCTAGAACTTTATCACGTCATTGGAACAGAAGAAACAGCTGTAAAGCGCACGGATGGACAAGTATCTGATTTCGTACAACCGAACCGTGAGCTTAATACGCTTCTGACAGATAGAAATTTCATCACGCATTACGAGGAATTTGAAGGTAATCATACGTGGAAATATTGGCAAACTGATTTACCGAAGGCTTTCTCTCATATGCTATCAATGAAATAA
- a CDS encoding DMT family transporter has translation MKQERSIALPLAISIIAISFAAVFVKMSSAPSSILSMYRLWIIVLIMLPIVWKKREEFSKIQIKDWGFLIGSGFFLALHFLLWFESLKHTTVASSTIILALQPIVSLVGGFFLFKERTTYSAIATMGIAILGVMCIGWGDLGLSEQAIYGDILSFLSVIAVVGYLFIGQTTVKKVSHWIYSFTVFAFAGIFMGIYNIVLQVPFTGYTKWDWTVFLLLAVVPTVSHVINNWLLNYVNATTISMSILGEPVGASILAFFLLGERLNAMQIIGSILVLFGVSVFLLQQQKRTAKNVVNEPAYTQEL, from the coding sequence TTGAAACAAGAAAGATCGATTGCACTACCATTAGCTATTTCCATTATAGCCATTTCATTCGCAGCAGTTTTTGTAAAGATGTCCTCAGCACCATCTTCCATATTAAGCATGTATCGATTATGGATTATCGTACTTATTATGTTGCCTATCGTTTGGAAAAAACGGGAAGAGTTTAGTAAGATTCAAATAAAAGATTGGGGATTTTTAATTGGATCTGGTTTCTTTTTAGCACTTCATTTTCTTTTATGGTTTGAATCTTTAAAGCATACGACAGTTGCGAGTTCGACGATTATATTAGCGCTTCAGCCAATCGTATCTTTAGTTGGAGGTTTTTTCTTATTTAAAGAAAGAACAACATACTCAGCCATTGCGACAATGGGAATTGCGATATTAGGCGTAATGTGTATTGGGTGGGGAGATTTAGGACTAAGTGAACAAGCAATTTATGGAGATATATTATCCTTTTTAAGTGTAATAGCAGTTGTCGGTTATTTATTTATCGGGCAAACGACAGTGAAGAAAGTATCACACTGGATTTATAGCTTTACAGTCTTTGCATTCGCAGGCATTTTTATGGGGATTTATAATATAGTATTGCAAGTGCCTTTTACAGGTTATACGAAGTGGGATTGGACCGTTTTTCTTTTACTTGCGGTCGTGCCGACAGTGTCACACGTCATTAATAACTGGCTATTAAACTACGTAAATGCAACAACAATTTCAATGAGTATTTTAGGTGAACCAGTTGGAGCATCAATACTAGCTTTCTTCTTACTCGGGGAAAGATTAAATGCCATGCAAATTATCGGTAGCATCCTCGTATTGTTTGGTGTATCTGTTTTCTTACTACAGCAACAAAAACGAACAGCAAAAAATGTAGTAAACGAGCCGGCGTATACACAGGAATTATAA
- a CDS encoding PH domain-containing protein: MEFPSKKDVWLYSIFFVVIGACFAPLFAGREYVLLFFTIPLAILFMWSWFSTTYIVEEETITIRSGFVKKRILIRDIKQISNTKNPIAAHALSFDRLEIVYGAHQTEIISPKDKA; encoded by the coding sequence ATGGAATTTCCATCCAAAAAAGATGTATGGTTATATTCGATTTTTTTCGTTGTCATTGGAGCGTGTTTTGCTCCCCTATTTGCAGGTAGAGAATATGTTCTTTTATTTTTTACAATCCCATTAGCCATATTATTTATGTGGAGTTGGTTTTCGACAACATACATCGTCGAGGAAGAAACAATTACTATTAGATCCGGTTTCGTGAAAAAGCGCATATTGATACGAGATATAAAACAAATTTCAAATACGAAAAATCCAATTGCGGCTCATGCTTTATCATTTGATCGACTTGAAATTGTTTACGGCGCGCATCAAACAGAAATTATTTCTCCTAAAGATAAAGCGTAA
- a CDS encoding Ig-like domain-containing protein, translating into MLAAFQQQQTRKFSPITNTSTSCLNIQPNPPKISIAPSVISVIGVHMEKNKLKIRTGQSTELSASVLPMQATNKELIWTNMNADVITMYPNGDTVTITGKSAGRAVIIVTTAEGKFRDLCMIHVQPYMTNPK; encoded by the coding sequence ATGTTAGCAGCTTTCCAGCAACAACAAACACGAAAATTTTCACCTATCACAAATACTTCTACGTCTTGTTTAAACATACAACCTAATCCACCTAAAATTTCAATTGCTCCTTCTGTTATTTCAGTCATTGGTGTTCATATGGAAAAAAATAAGTTGAAAATAAGAACGGGACAAAGCACTGAGTTATCAGCTTCCGTGTTGCCGATGCAAGCGACGAATAAAGAACTTATTTGGACAAATATGAATGCTGATGTCATCACAATGTATCCAAATGGGGATACGGTAACGATTACTGGAAAAAGTGCCGGAAGAGCAGTCATAATTGTCACAACTGCTGAAGGAAAGTTCCGTGATCTATGTATGATTCATGTACAGCCTTATATGACAAATCCAAAGTAA
- the putP gene encoding sodium/proline symporter PutP — MSTQMLILTSISIYMLGMLIIGYFAYKQTSNLTDYMLGGRTLGPAVTALSAGAADMSGWLLMGLPGAMFSVGLSSSWIAIGLTLGAYANWIYVAPRLRTYSEIANNSITIPEFLEHRFHDKSHMLRLVSGLVIMIFFTFYVASGFVSGAVLFENSFGLNYHVGLLIVGGVVVAYTLFGGFLAVSWTDFVQGIIMVVALILVPAVTIMHVNGLGPAFETIKSIDPALLDIFKGTSVLGIISLFAWGLGYVGQPHIIVRFMAISSVKEIKSARRIGMSWMIFSVVGAMFTGLIGIAYYSKAGLKLSDPETIFVELGTILFHPLITGFLLAAILAAIMSTISSQLLVTSSAVTEDLYRTFFKRDASDKELVFVGRMAVLVIALIGCALALKQNDTILALVGYAWAGFGSSFGPAILLSLYWKRMTKWGALAGMISGAATVIIWTQFKFLKDFLYEMIPGFAISLLAIVIVSLLTQPSKEVEEQFENFEKQHSHNL; from the coding sequence ATGAGTACGCAGATGTTAATTTTAACTTCTATCTCTATTTACATGCTCGGGATGCTAATTATCGGCTATTTCGCTTATAAGCAAACATCCAACTTAACAGATTATATGCTTGGCGGGCGTACACTAGGCCCCGCAGTAACAGCATTAAGTGCTGGAGCAGCTGATATGAGTGGTTGGCTTTTAATGGGCTTACCCGGTGCAATGTTTAGCGTTGGATTAAGTAGTAGCTGGATTGCGATCGGCCTAACATTAGGCGCATACGCAAACTGGATCTATGTCGCTCCTCGCTTACGTACCTACTCTGAAATTGCAAACAACTCTATTACTATCCCAGAATTTTTGGAACACCGTTTCCACGACAAATCTCATATGCTACGCCTAGTATCTGGACTTGTTATTATGATATTTTTCACGTTTTATGTAGCTTCAGGATTTGTCTCTGGCGCTGTATTATTCGAAAATTCATTTGGACTCAATTACCATGTTGGGCTTCTTATCGTTGGTGGAGTTGTCGTAGCTTACACATTATTTGGTGGATTTTTAGCTGTAAGTTGGACAGACTTCGTACAAGGAATCATTATGGTAGTCGCTCTTATTCTTGTTCCAGCCGTAACAATTATGCACGTAAATGGACTTGGTCCAGCATTTGAAACAATTAAATCTATCGATCCGGCATTATTAGATATTTTTAAAGGTACTTCTGTATTAGGGATTATTTCATTATTCGCATGGGGCCTTGGTTATGTTGGACAACCACATATTATCGTACGCTTTATGGCGATTTCTTCTGTAAAAGAAATTAAAAGCGCACGACGTATTGGGATGAGCTGGATGATTTTCTCTGTTGTCGGAGCTATGTTTACTGGACTTATCGGTATTGCATACTATTCAAAAGCAGGTTTAAAACTTTCTGATCCAGAAACGATTTTCGTTGAACTTGGCACTATTTTATTCCATCCACTTATTACTGGATTTTTATTAGCAGCTATTTTAGCAGCTATTATGAGTACAATTTCTTCTCAACTTCTCGTTACTTCGAGTGCAGTAACAGAAGACTTATATAGAACATTCTTTAAGCGTGATGCTTCTGATAAAGAACTTGTATTTGTCGGTCGTATGGCTGTTCTTGTTATTGCTTTAATTGGATGTGCATTAGCACTTAAACAAAACGATACGATTTTAGCTCTTGTTGGATATGCTTGGGCTGGATTCGGTTCTTCATTCGGACCTGCTATTTTATTAAGCTTATATTGGAAACGTATGACGAAATGGGGCGCGCTTGCTGGTATGATTTCTGGTGCCGCTACTGTTATTATATGGACTCAATTCAAATTCTTAAAAGATTTCTTATATGAAATGATTCCAGGTTTCGCTATTAGTTTACTAGCTATCGTAATTGTTAGTTTACTAACACAACCTTCAAAAGAAGTTGAAGAGCAATTTGAGAATTTCGAAAAACAACATAGTCATAATCTATAG
- the trpE gene encoding anthranilate synthase component I, with protein MITKEEFMKQKEQGRAFLVIAEEEGDSITPISLYRRMKGKKKFLLESSQLHQDKGRYSYLGCNPYGEVKSVGTEVERTIYGRAEKLQCNVLQVLEGEIASAQVDSPFPFCGGAVGYIGYDVIRQYENIGADLHDPLNIPEVHLLLYREFIVYDHLRQKLSFVYVCREDDSADYEEVYERLQVYKEQVLQGEEAEVTEIRSTLSFTSSITEKEFCAMVETAKEHIRAGDIFQVVLSQRLQSECIGDPFALYRKLRIANPSPYMFYIDFQDYVVLGSSPESLLSVREDKVMTNPIAGTRPRGKTKQEDTEIEKELLENEKERAEHMMLVDLGRNDIGRVSEIGSVTIDKYMKVEKYSHVMHIVSEVYGKLRKQMSGFDALAYCLPAGTVSGAPKIRAMEIINELETEKRNVYAGAVGYVSFSGNLDMALAIRTMVVKDKKAHVQAGAGIVYDSDPVAEYEETLNKARALLEVMK; from the coding sequence ATGATAACAAAAGAGGAATTTATGAAGCAAAAAGAACAGGGAAGAGCATTTTTAGTAATCGCTGAAGAAGAAGGAGATAGCATTACGCCAATTTCTTTATATAGACGTATGAAAGGAAAGAAAAAGTTTTTATTAGAAAGTTCGCAGCTTCATCAAGATAAAGGACGCTATTCTTACTTAGGATGTAATCCATATGGTGAAGTGAAAAGTGTTGGTACGGAAGTAGAACGAACGATTTACGGCCGGGCAGAAAAGTTACAATGTAACGTACTACAAGTGTTAGAAGGAGAAATCGCGTCAGCTCAAGTAGACAGTCCATTCCCGTTTTGTGGAGGAGCAGTTGGTTATATTGGCTATGACGTCATTCGTCAATATGAAAACATTGGAGCGGATTTACATGATCCATTGAATATTCCAGAAGTACACCTTTTACTGTACCGTGAGTTTATCGTGTATGACCACTTACGCCAAAAATTATCATTTGTATATGTATGCAGGGAAGATGATTCAGCAGATTATGAAGAAGTATATGAAAGATTGCAAGTATATAAAGAGCAAGTGTTACAGGGAGAAGAAGCGGAAGTAACTGAAATAAGATCAACATTATCATTCACTTCTTCTATAACAGAAAAAGAATTTTGCGCGATGGTAGAAACGGCGAAAGAACATATTCGGGCCGGGGACATATTCCAAGTCGTATTATCCCAGCGTTTGCAAAGTGAATGTATTGGTGATCCATTCGCGTTATACCGAAAACTACGAATTGCCAATCCATCACCATATATGTTCTATATCGATTTTCAAGATTATGTTGTACTCGGTTCTTCGCCGGAAAGTTTGTTATCAGTAAGAGAGGACAAAGTGATGACGAATCCAATTGCTGGTACGAGGCCGAGAGGGAAGACAAAGCAGGAAGATACGGAAATTGAAAAAGAGCTGTTAGAAAATGAGAAAGAACGAGCGGAGCATATGATGCTTGTGGACCTTGGGCGGAATGATATTGGCAGAGTGAGTGAAATTGGATCCGTGACGATAGATAAATATATGAAAGTAGAAAAATACTCTCACGTTATGCACATTGTATCTGAAGTTTACGGAAAATTGCGAAAACAAATGAGTGGATTTGATGCATTAGCGTATTGCCTACCAGCAGGAACAGTGTCAGGCGCTCCGAAAATTAGAGCGATGGAAATTATAAACGAGCTAGAGACTGAAAAAAGAAATGTTTACGCCGGTGCAGTTGGATACGTTAGTTTTTCAGGGAATCTTGATATGGCACTTGCGATTCGAACGATGGTCGTAAAAGATAAAAAAGCACACGTTCAGGCAGGAGCGGGCATTGTTTACGATTCAGACCCAGTAGCTGAATATGAAGAAACGTTAAATAAAGCGAGAGCGCTTTTGGAGGTAATGAAATGA
- a CDS encoding aminodeoxychorismate/anthranilate synthase component II — protein sequence MIVLIDNYDSFTYNLYQLLGEYEEDIVVVRNDQITIEQLEEMKPKEIVLSPGPGKPEDAGICIEVIRHFYKNVPILGICLGHQAIISAFGGEIVRAERIKHGKTSRVKHNGTSIFSYVTQPLTAMRYHSLVAAQTSLPECFDILATAMDDGEIMAVRHNYYPLFGLQFHPESIATEEGGKLIRAFLGEVKEEERV from the coding sequence ATGATTGTACTGATTGATAATTACGATTCATTCACATATAACTTGTATCAACTGTTAGGGGAATACGAAGAAGATATTGTAGTCGTAAGAAATGACCAAATAACGATAGAACAATTAGAAGAAATGAAGCCGAAAGAAATTGTACTTTCACCAGGGCCAGGAAAACCAGAGGATGCTGGCATTTGTATCGAAGTGATTCGACATTTTTATAAGAACGTTCCCATATTAGGTATTTGCCTTGGTCATCAAGCGATTATATCAGCATTTGGAGGAGAGATTGTAAGAGCAGAACGTATTAAACACGGAAAAACATCACGTGTGAAACATAATGGAACTTCAATCTTTTCATATGTAACACAGCCATTAACGGCGATGCGCTACCATTCCCTTGTTGCAGCACAAACGAGCTTGCCAGAGTGTTTTGACATACTAGCGACAGCGATGGACGACGGAGAAATAATGGCAGTTCGTCACAATTATTATCCGCTATTCGGATTACAGTTTCATCCGGAATCAATCGCAACAGAAGAAGGCGGAAAGTTAATACGTGCCTTTTTAGGCGAAGTGAAAGAGGAGGAAAGAGTATGA
- the trpD gene encoding anthranilate phosphoribosyltransferase: protein MNNYLRKLVEGQHLTEEEMYRAGLLLLNENILESEIAAFLVLLKAKGETAEEIYGLVRALRDKALPFSNHIQGAMDNCGTGGDGAQTFNISTTSAFVLAGAGVKVAKHGNRAVSSKTGSADLLEELGVNISSTPNEIDYLLEHVGIAFLFAPAMHPALRRIMKIRKELNVPTIFNLIGPLTNPVNLETQFVGIYKRDMLLPVAQVLQKLGRKQAVVVNGSGFLDEASLQGENHVVILKDNEIVETSIEPEKYGFKIVKNEEIRGGNSKENAKITLGVLSGEKSVYRDTVLFNAGLALFANGKTETIEEGITLAAHSIDSGKALAKLNLLIAASNEKLERVN from the coding sequence ATGAATAACTATCTTCGTAAATTAGTGGAGGGGCAACATTTAACAGAAGAGGAAATGTATAGAGCAGGGCTTCTTTTATTAAATGAAAACATATTGGAAAGTGAAATTGCAGCTTTCTTAGTATTACTGAAAGCGAAAGGTGAAACAGCAGAAGAAATATACGGCCTCGTTCGAGCGCTTCGTGACAAGGCATTACCATTTTCGAACCATATACAAGGAGCGATGGACAATTGCGGGACAGGTGGTGACGGTGCCCAAACGTTTAATATTAGTACAACATCGGCATTTGTACTGGCGGGAGCTGGTGTAAAGGTTGCCAAACATGGTAATCGTGCTGTTTCTAGTAAAACAGGAAGTGCAGATTTATTAGAAGAACTCGGTGTAAATATTAGCAGTACGCCAAACGAAATTGATTATTTATTAGAGCATGTCGGAATCGCATTTTTATTCGCACCAGCGATGCATCCAGCATTAAGACGCATTATGAAAATAAGAAAAGAATTAAACGTGCCGACGATCTTTAACTTAATTGGCCCTTTAACAAATCCGGTGAATTTAGAAACACAATTTGTCGGCATTTATAAACGAGATATGTTACTACCAGTTGCGCAAGTATTACAGAAACTAGGAAGAAAACAAGCGGTTGTCGTAAACGGGAGTGGTTTTTTAGATGAAGCATCATTACAAGGAGAAAATCACGTTGTCATTTTAAAAGATAATGAAATAGTAGAAACGAGTATTGAACCTGAGAAATACGGTTTCAAAATAGTGAAAAATGAAGAGATTAGAGGCGGGAATTCGAAAGAGAATGCAAAGATTACGCTCGGAGTATTAAGCGGAGAAAAGAGTGTTTACCGCGATACTGTTTTATTCAATGCAGGTCTAGCTCTTTTTGCAAATGGAAAAACGGAAACGATTGAAGAAGGAATTACACTAGCGGCGCATAGCATTGACTCTGGAAAAGCATTAGCCAAACTAAACTTATTAATTGCAGCAAGTAATGAGAAATTAGAAAGGGTGAATTAA
- the trpC gene encoding indole-3-glycerol phosphate synthase TrpC, producing the protein MGTILDKIVDQKKKEIAALYETYTPVKESRKTHSLVEALQQFTVIAEVKRASPSKGDINLHVDVRKQVKTYKECGAGAVSVLTDGQFFKGSFHDLQTAREESNIPLLCKDFIIDKIQIDRAYEAGADIILLIVAALTKEKLKELYSYVLEKGLEAIVEVHDEQELEIAIQLNPHVIGINNRNLKTFEVDLSQTEKLGKRLNEEKLLWISESGIHSKEDIIRVKRAGAKGVLVGEALMTSSSIRTFFEDCKVNI; encoded by the coding sequence GTGGGGACGATTTTAGACAAAATTGTAGACCAAAAGAAAAAGGAAATTGCGGCATTATATGAAACGTATACACCAGTAAAAGAAAGTAGAAAGACACATTCACTTGTAGAAGCATTACAGCAGTTTACTGTCATTGCAGAAGTAAAGCGAGCGTCACCATCAAAAGGAGATATTAATTTACACGTTGATGTACGAAAACAAGTGAAAACATATAAAGAATGCGGCGCAGGAGCAGTTTCTGTTTTAACAGACGGTCAGTTTTTTAAAGGATCGTTTCATGATTTACAAACGGCGAGAGAAGAAAGTAACATTCCACTTTTATGCAAAGATTTCATAATCGATAAAATTCAAATTGATAGAGCGTATGAAGCTGGCGCAGATATTATTTTACTAATCGTAGCGGCGTTAACGAAAGAGAAGTTAAAAGAGCTGTATAGTTACGTACTAGAAAAAGGATTAGAAGCAATTGTTGAAGTTCATGATGAGCAGGAATTAGAAATTGCGATCCAATTAAATCCGCACGTTATCGGTATTAACAATCGTAATTTAAAAACGTTTGAAGTGGATTTAAGCCAAACGGAAAAGCTCGGGAAACGATTAAATGAGGAGAAATTACTTTGGATTAGTGAAAGTGGCATTCATTCAAAAGAAGATATTATCCGCGTCAAGCGAGCCGGAGCAAAAGGTGTATTAGTTGGGGAAGCGCTTATGACATCATCTTCTATTCGCACCTTTTTTGAAGATTGTAAGGTGAACATATGA
- a CDS encoding phosphoribosylanthranilate isomerase gives MKVKICGITDIETAKRACEYGADALGFVFAESKRKITPGLAKEIIQELPANVLKVGVFVNESVEVIQKIADECGLTHVQLHGDEDNHQIKRLNIPSIKSLGINSENDLKNAQAYETDYILFDSPKEKFHGGNGKTFSWELLTHMPKELREKTILAGGLNALNIEEAIRTIQPYMVDVSSGVETEGKKDVEKIKQFIKKAKECSK, from the coding sequence ATGAAAGTGAAAATTTGTGGTATCACTGATATCGAAACGGCAAAACGTGCTTGCGAATACGGAGCTGATGCACTCGGATTTGTTTTTGCAGAAAGTAAGCGAAAAATTACTCCAGGGCTAGCGAAAGAAATCATTCAGGAACTTCCAGCAAACGTGTTAAAGGTCGGTGTTTTCGTAAATGAATCAGTAGAGGTAATCCAGAAAATTGCAGATGAATGCGGGTTAACGCATGTGCAACTACATGGAGATGAAGATAATCATCAAATTAAGAGATTGAATATTCCGTCTATAAAATCACTTGGGATAAATTCAGAGAATGATTTGAAAAATGCTCAAGCATATGAAACGGATTATATATTGTTTGATAGCCCGAAGGAAAAGTTTCACGGAGGAAATGGAAAGACATTTTCATGGGAGCTACTCACACATATGCCAAAAGAGTTACGCGAGAAAACGATATTAGCTGGTGGATTAAACGCTCTTAATATAGAAGAAGCGATTCGAACGATTCAGCCATACATGGTCGATGTAAGTAGCGGAGTGGAGACAGAAGGAAAGAAAGATGTAGAGAAAATAAAACAATTCATTAAAAAAGCGAAGGAGTGTTCTAAATGA
- the trpB gene encoding tryptophan synthase subunit beta: protein MNYAYPDEKGHYGIYGGRYVPETLMQSVLELEEAYKEAMQDEAFQKELNHYLKTYVGRETPLYFAENMTKYCGGAKIYLKREDLNHTGAHKINNTIGQALLAVRMGKKKVVAETGAGQHGVATATVCALLGLECVIFMGEEDVRRQKLNVFRMELLGAKVESVAAGSGTLKDAVNEALRYWVSHVHDTHYIMGSVLGPHPFPQIVRDFQSVIGKETKKQYETLEGKLPEAVVACIGGGSNAMGMFYPFVHDEEVALYGVEAAGKGVHTEKHAATLTKGSVGVLHGSMMYLLQNEEGQIQEAHSISAGLDYPGVGPEHSLLKDIGRVSYHSITDDEALEAFQLLTKKEGIIPALESSHAVAYALKLAPQMKKDEGLVICLSGRGDKDVESIKRYMEEV from the coding sequence ATGAATTACGCATATCCAGATGAAAAAGGTCACTACGGTATATACGGAGGACGATATGTTCCAGAAACGTTAATGCAATCTGTATTAGAACTAGAAGAAGCATATAAAGAAGCGATGCAAGATGAAGCGTTCCAAAAGGAATTAAATCACTATTTGAAAACGTACGTCGGAAGAGAAACACCGCTTTATTTCGCTGAAAATATGACGAAGTATTGCGGCGGTGCAAAAATTTATTTAAAACGTGAAGATTTGAACCATACAGGAGCTCATAAAATTAACAATACAATCGGTCAGGCATTACTTGCAGTACGAATGGGCAAGAAAAAAGTTGTCGCTGAAACAGGAGCAGGACAACACGGAGTCGCGACAGCTACTGTATGTGCCCTACTCGGGTTAGAATGCGTCATTTTTATGGGAGAAGAAGATGTAAGACGTCAAAAATTAAATGTGTTCCGAATGGAATTACTCGGAGCGAAAGTAGAAAGTGTAGCGGCAGGTAGCGGCACATTAAAAGATGCGGTGAACGAGGCGCTTCGCTACTGGGTTTCACACGTGCATGATACACACTACATTATGGGATCTGTTCTCGGACCGCATCCATTCCCGCAAATTGTTCGTGATTTCCAAAGTGTAATTGGGAAAGAAACAAAAAAACAATATGAAACGTTAGAAGGGAAATTACCAGAAGCAGTCGTTGCTTGTATTGGCGGCGGTAGTAATGCGATGGGAATGTTTTATCCGTTCGTGCATGATGAAGAAGTCGCTCTTTATGGAGTAGAAGCAGCTGGAAAAGGCGTTCATACAGAAAAGCACGCAGCTACTTTAACGAAAGGAAGCGTTGGTGTTTTACACGGATCGATGATGTACCTTCTGCAAAATGAAGAAGGACAAATTCAAGAAGCTCACTCTATTTCAGCAGGACTCGATTACCCGGGTGTTGGACCAGAACATAGTTTATTAAAAGATATTGGCCGCGTTTCTTATCATTCCATTACAGATGATGAAGCGTTAGAAGCATTTCAATTATTAACGAAAAAAGAAGGAATTATTCCAGCTTTAGAAAGCTCACATGCTGTCGCATATGCATTAAAATTAGCGCCGCAAATGAAGAAAGACGAAGGGCTTGTCATTTGTTTATCTGGCCGCGGAGATAAAGATGTAGAGAGTATAAAACGTTATATGGAAGAGGTGTAA
- the trpA gene encoding tryptophan synthase subunit alpha — protein sequence MGVEKIKAAFENGKKAFVPYVMGGDGGLEKLKERIRFLDEAGASIVEIGIPFSDPVADGPTIQRAGKRALDSGVTVNGIFQALIEVRKEVQIPFVLMTYLNPVLAFGKERFIENCIEAGVDGIIVPDLPYEEQNIIAPLLREANMALIPLVTVTSPIERIEKITSESEGFVYAVTVAGVTGVRQNFKEEIHSYLEKVKSHTHLPVVAGFGISIKEHVEEMITICDGVVVGSKVIELLENEKREEICELIQATKQKEEA from the coding sequence ATGGGAGTAGAAAAAATTAAAGCAGCGTTTGAAAATGGTAAGAAAGCATTTGTTCCGTACGTAATGGGGGGAGATGGTGGCCTTGAAAAATTAAAAGAAAGAATTCGTTTTCTAGACGAAGCAGGAGCAAGCATCGTTGAAATTGGCATCCCGTTTTCAGATCCAGTTGCAGATGGTCCAACAATTCAAAGAGCAGGGAAACGAGCGCTAGATAGCGGTGTAACAGTAAATGGTATTTTTCAAGCATTGATAGAGGTAAGGAAAGAAGTGCAAATTCCGTTTGTACTCATGACATATTTAAATCCAGTACTCGCATTCGGAAAAGAAAGATTCATCGAAAATTGTATAGAAGCAGGTGTAGACGGCATCATCGTTCCGGATTTACCGTATGAAGAACAAAATATTATTGCCCCGTTACTTCGAGAGGCAAACATGGCGCTAATTCCACTCGTTACCGTAACGAGTCCAATTGAGCGAATCGAAAAAATTACGAGTGAATCAGAAGGATTCGTTTACGCCGTTACAGTAGCGGGCGTAACAGGCGTACGTCAAAACTTTAAAGAGGAGATTCATAGTTACTTAGAAAAAGTAAAATCACATACGCATTTACCGGTAGTGGCAGGGTTCGGTATTTCAATAAAGGAACATGTAGAAGAAATGATTACAATATGTGACGGCGTTGTTGTTGGAAGTAAAGTTATTGAGCTGTTAGAAAACGAAAAACGAGAAGAAATATGTGAATTAATACAGGCAACAAAACAAAAAGAAGAGGCGTAA